The DNA region GAAGGAGTTCGACCGGATCGTCGAGGACTTCGCGGGCCACGCCGCCGAGCTGGACCTGCCCGGTTTCACACCGGTCCCCGTGTCGGCGCTGGCGGGCGACAACGTGGTGGACCGCTCGACGCGCATGGACTGGTACGAGGGTCCGGCGCTGCTCCGGCATCTGGAGTCCGTCCCGGTCGGCGGCGACCGCTCGGGCGAACCCGCGCGCTTCCCCGTCCAGTACGTGATCCGGCACGCCGGGACCCGTTACTACGCGGGCCAGTTGGTCTCCGGCTCGCTGCGCGTCGGGGACCGGGTGACGGTCCACCCCTCCGGCGAGACCTCCGCGATCACCGGCATCGACGTACTCGGCGAGGACGCGCGGGAGGCGTACGCCCCGCAGTCGCTGACCCTGCGCCTGGCCGACCAGCGCGATGTCTCGCGCGGGGACATGATCACGACCGGGGCGGACGTGCCCGCGCTCACACGGGACGTCCGGGCCGCCGTCTGTCATCTGGCCGACCGTCCGCTGCGGGTCGGCGACCGGGTCCTGGTCAGGCACACGACCCGTACGGTCAAGGCGATGGTGAAGGATCTGGCCGGGGCCGCCGAGTTGGCCGCCAACGACCTGGGCCGGATCACGCTGCGCACCGCCGAGCCGCTCGCGCTCGACGACTACGCGGACTCGCGCCGCACCGGGGCGTTCATCCTGGTCGACCCGGCGGACGGGGCGACGCTGACGGCGGGGATGGTCGACCTGGGGGAGGCCGACCCGCACGCGTGAGCCGAGGTAGGCGGAGGAGTCCAGGGAGACGGGGTAGGCGGGGCATCCGTCCGTACAGCTGATCTGCGGACGTCCGCCAGTCGTCCGAACAGGGCCGTGGGAGGCCAGGCACCGACGTGCCTGGCCTCCCACGGCCCTGTTTTGCCTTGGTGACCGCCGTCATGGTTGCGCGACAACGCGGTCACGGAGTCACGACTCGTCGATAGCCCGGTAACGACGGGCGCAGAACACGGGAGCCGGACCGTTCACCTGGGTAAGCAGCCCGGTACCAGGCCGAACGTCCCGAAAAAAGCCCGACGAGCGCCTCTGCCCGGTTGCGTCGTACCATTCCTAAAGTTGAAAGCAGGACATCCTGCTCCATGAACGGACCCGCCTTGCACGATCCCCACGCCCCGGCCTCCTGGCGCATCGCTCTGCCGCACACCGCTGCGGCCGTGCCCGTCGCCCGTGCCCTGGTCCGTACAGCGCTCGCCGAGCTCGAACACGCCGCCGACAGCGACACCGCCGAACTGCTCACCGCTGAACTGGTGGCGAACGCCGTGGAGCACACCAAGGGCGACCGGCCCATAGAGCTGGTCGTGGAGCTGCTGCCGACCGGCTGCCAGGTCGAGGTGCACGACCCCGATCCGGCCCCGCCGGGCGATCTCACGATTCCCGACCCGTCGGGCGAGCCCGACCCCTGGCAGGAGCACGGCCGCGGGCTGCTCCTGATCCGCGCCCTCAGCTCGTCGTGCGGGCACCGCCCCACGGACTC from Streptomyces sp. NBC_00258 includes:
- a CDS encoding ATP-binding protein; the protein is MNGPALHDPHAPASWRIALPHTAAAVPVARALVRTALAELEHAADSDTAELLTAELVANAVEHTKGDRPIELVVELLPTGCQVEVHDPDPAPPGDLTIPDPSGEPDPWQEHGRGLLLIRALSSSCGHRPTDSGKAVWFRLPVVPHQRNPL
- a CDS encoding sulfate adenylyltransferase subunit 1, coding for MSRTTVDTLRFATAGSVDDGKSTLVGRLLHDSKSVLTDQLEAVERVSQSRGQDVPDLALLTDGLRAEREQGITIDVAYRYFATARRRFILADTPGHVQYTRNMVTGASTAELAIILVDARNGVVEQTRRHAAIAALLRVPHIVLAVNKMDLVGYEEKEFDRIVEDFAGHAAELDLPGFTPVPVSALAGDNVVDRSTRMDWYEGPALLRHLESVPVGGDRSGEPARFPVQYVIRHAGTRYYAGQLVSGSLRVGDRVTVHPSGETSAITGIDVLGEDAREAYAPQSLTLRLADQRDVSRGDMITTGADVPALTRDVRAAVCHLADRPLRVGDRVLVRHTTRTVKAMVKDLAGAAELAANDLGRITLRTAEPLALDDYADSRRTGAFILVDPADGATLTAGMVDLGEADPHA